One Microcaecilia unicolor unplaced genomic scaffold, aMicUni1.1, whole genome shotgun sequence DNA segment encodes these proteins:
- the LOC115459784 gene encoding receptor-type tyrosine-protein phosphatase U-like — EQYCFLYDILLEAVLCGLTDVPVEDIKYHMKKQSVQDPLTRTDGYLREFEALEKYSEIHQLHICQEAKKSSNITKNRNQEILPADVSRPILMSILGRDGSPGYINAVFANSYAEEDKFIITQLPLKETVPDFWALVYDYNCSAVVLMNKMQELNESYPKFWPARGEAKHGHFQVKVMAQKPGAGFTKTTLSLTNSKESTGSKLEVKLWELNNWPMSKGLPESPAALISILGEVERWQQHGQVGHILITCR; from the exons GAGCAATACTGTTTTCTATATGATATACTGCTAGAGGCTGTTCTCTGTGGTCTCACTGATGTCCCTGTGGAAGACATAAAGTATCATATGAAAAAGCAGAGTGTGCAGGACCCTCTAACCAGAACTGATGGATACCTCAGGGAGTTCGAG GCACTGGAGAAATATTCAGAAATACATCAATTACACATCTGCCAAGAGGCTAAAAAGTCAAGTAATATAACCAAGAACCGCAACCAGGAGATCCTGCCAG CGGACGTTAGCCGCCCAATTCTGATGTCGATCCTTGGCAGAGACGGGTCTCCTGGTTATATCAATGCTGTGTTTGCAAAT TCATATGCAGAAGAAGATAAATTCATCATCACGCAGTTACCCCTGAAGGAAACTGTACCTGATTTCTGGGCTCTGGTTTATGATTATAACTGCTCTGCTGTAGTTCTTATGAACAAGATGCAGGAGCTGAATGAG TCATACCCCAAGTTTTGGCCAGCACGTGGTGAAGCTAAGCATGGACATTTCCAAGTGAAAGTAATGGCACAAAAGCCAGGAGCCGGATTTACCAAGACAACACTAAGTTTGACCAATAGTAAGGAG TCCACAGGTTCAAAACTAGAGGTAAAATTATGGGAATTGAACAACTGGCCAATGAGCAAAGGTCTTCCAGAGAGCCCTGCAGCTCTTATCAGCATACTAGGAGAGGTGGAGAGATGGCAACAGCATGGCCAGGTCGGCCATATTCTCATCACATGCCG